The segment CGTGGATTAAAACTGGACAATAGGAAGCAATCttgagaaataaataatttattctttacACTAAAAGAGGTATACTTTTTGAATTGTTGGTGTTAAATATGTTTGTATTTACTCATCACAGTGAACTAAACATGGTAACAGTAACATGGCTAATGATCTCAGTAGCATTTAAGCTTGTATTATTTTGGGGGTGCTAAGAACAATTAGGCTGAATGTTTCAGTTTTCAGTTAGACCAGTCATAAACTCTTAATCTGTAGGTTATAAACCAAAGTTAAAATGGGAAGAGTTATAGTGGTATGTAAACTGTGTATTTTCACACCTTCCTTCTGATCTATGGTGGCAATTCCTATACTCCTAAAATGCTCAGAATTTATTCCAAAGTAGTAAAAAGCATtggctgagcctggagaaatTTTTACATTCTATTCTATTGTGctttttgtaaattttttatACTTATACCTATTTATCCATCTAAAAATATCTATCTAAAAATATATGCATGTTTATTATATTTGAAGCTAGGTAAAATAAGTACACCTAACAGTGCCTTTAATACTACCagcttaaaataatttaaaaatcaaatacaaatatttccttatttttattaattaccCTGAGTTTCTCAATTACTTTCTTTATTCTGATCTCTATTAGATCATCATTACACGGAGTTTCGTTTGACATTCCTTTTGACAAAGAGAAAAGCATTCCAGCATCTACTCCAAACAGAGGAATTCCTAGATCTGTGAGCAATGAAGGCCTTACAGGAAACATCAACCGCATGCCGAAGCATTCTAGAAAAAACCTGTCCTTCAAACCAGTAAATGGAGAAGAGGAGAATCAAGACATTGAAGAGGAAAAGGACGTGACCAAGGCCAATCAGTCTCTTAATGCAAATCAAAGAAATGCCAATGAGAGCAGACACTACAGGTTTCCAAATGGAGCTCTGCAAAACAGGGCAGTTCTGGATGATTTTGGCAATCAGATTGAGACGCCGAGCATTGAAGAGGCTTTGCAGATAATTCACGACACTGAAAAATCTCCCAGACTTCTCCAAACAGACCAAATTACAAATGGGTTCTTTCTTCACAATCGGGAAATGAGCATCTTGAATTCAAACATTAAACCAAATCAGACTACCCCAGATATAATCACAGACACTAAAGGTGCTCTGAGTCCTGTGACTGACAACACAGAAGTAGATACTGGAATACATGTCCCATCAGAAGATATCCCAGAGACAATGGATGAGGATTCTTCTTTGAGAGATTATACTGTAAGCATGGACTCTGACATGGAGGAACCATCTAAATTTCTCCAGGATTACGACATGCGGGCTAGCAATCACAGAGATCAATTAagtccctgtcccagctcagtAAGTACTAAAtcacaggcaggcagcagtgctTCTTCGAGCTCAGGGGTTAAAATGACCAGTTTTGCTGAGCAGAAATTCAGGAAGTTGAATCACACAGATAGTAAAAGCAGTGGAAGCAGTTCTCAGAAAACCACACCAGAAGGTTCTGAGCTGAACATCCCTCATATGGTTGCTTGGGCTCACATTCCTGAGGAGGCATCTGTTCCTCAAGGAAGAGACACTACACAATTACTGGCTTCTGAAATGGTACAGCTGAGGATGAAGCTAGAGGAAAAGAGGCGAGCCATTGAAGCACAGAAGAAGAAAGTTGAAGCTGCATTCACAAAGCAGCGGCAGAAAATGGGAAGAACAGCATTTCTCAATGTTGTGAAAAAGAAAGGTGATGGGGTGTCACCTCTTCgagaggaagcagcaggagctgaagaTGAGAAGGTATTCACTGATAGCAATCggttgaaagaaaaagaaactcaaAAATCAGATGACCAAACTAGTAAGACTTcagaattaataaaagaaaacccAGAAAATTCTCATAGCAAATGGTTAAAATCTCCTGCTACTACAGGGGATGCTGAAAAGCAATGGAATTTAGCAAGCCCCTCAGAAGAAAATCTTAATGATGGAGATCTCTTAGAATATACCAAATCTATTGAAAAACTAAATTCTTCCCTACACTTTCTACAACAAGAAATGCAACGTCTATCCCTTCAGCAGGAGATGCTGATGCAGATGAGAGAGCAACAGGCTTGGGTTATTTCTCCTCCTCAACCTTCTCCTCAGAAGCAGATTCGAGATTTTAAGTCTTCTTCAAGGCAAGGGGGAACTCCAGCTCCTGTTGCACCTTTCTCACAGGAATCTCCTCGCTCTACACATCAATCTCCACAATCTTCCAACAGGAAGAATGCCTCTTTTCACATTAAAATGCAAAGGACTCCTAGGCCAAATGAACTGAAAATAACGCCTCTAAACCGTACCTTGACTGCCCCACGGTCTGTGGACAGTCTTCCCCGTTTGAGGAGGTTTTCTCCCAGTCAGGTTCCCATTCAGACTAGATCATTTGTTTGCTTTGGAGATGATGGTGAACATGTAAGTGAACCTCAGTTAAAGGGAAATCTTTTGAAAGAAGTCAAGTCTACAGAAGAGGTAGCAAAAGAAGAAGGACCAAAATTGCCAAAACAGGGTGAGCAGAAGTTGGAGGAAAAGGAGATTAAGCCTATTGAATCTAATGTATCTGAAATATTATCTCAGCCTATCACAGAAACCGTCTGCCTCACCCCAAATGAAGATCAGCTAAACCAACCAATTTTACCACCTCCAGCTCCCAAAACAGCTAACTTAATTGAAGTCTCCCTATCAGATTTGAAGCCACCAGAAAAAAGTGAGGTATCTGTCGAGAAATATGAAGGTGAGAGTGACAGAGAACAGTTTGAAGATGACCAGAAAGTGTGTTGTGGATTCTTCTTTAAGGTAAGAGAACTAGTGGATGCGTATGTCAGCTGTTAAGCTTTGTTTAAATCTTTAATTGAAACATAGATGATCCTGATGATTGAAGTCAAAGCAGATAGTACTGCAACTCTAAATGTGCAGGCTTATCTTTTTGACTTGATTAATTTGGCATCATAAGAGTGGTGAGATTCTATCATACTGGAGTTCTGAGCATGTCAGAGTATCCCTTTCCATTCATAGTTATGGAAGAATGCTTGGAGGTCTTGGTGAGGAAGATCCATGCTgaatgtagatttttttttaacatatgtTTTGGTGATCTTGATTAAACGTGCTCACATGTCATCCTCACTTCCTCACCTCACTCCCAATTTAACTAAAAGTTTTTGAAGTACATAGCAacctgcatttttaaaacttattcACATTTTTGAATTGCACTTTGGAgagcctttttccttttctcagctGGATAAGGAAGTGTAGGTCTGCTGAGACTCCCTTTTGAAGTTTGTATTTGGGAGCACTCCTTGGAGACTTTTTATTAAAGAGCTGTATTCAGACAGACTTTTAACTATAATGCATATTGTAAGACAGTGGCCTAGACTTATTTCCATCTTAGAATACCCCAAAATTTTGTATCGTGTATCTAGATGGACCTAGCTTGTCTGGAAGCATTCCTCAGTTCTAACAAAACACCTGGCTTGCTCAGAAGTTACTTTTATATGGTACATAATTATTGGGGTTTGTGATAATTACCTTCATGTTCCTACATGTAGACTCTTCCAAAGCTGAAAGAAGAAGTTTATGTTATGTGGGATCTGACTCAAAACTAAAATACCTCACTTAGCAAGTTTTCTTATATCAGTGTTGAATTTTGTTTGACTCAGGAAGGAAGAATTCCATTATGAAGTTTTTAAGAGTCTTaagaaaaatcttcaaaaaTAAACTTATTCCAAATACTGCGAGAGTATGTTAGGATACCCAGTGTACAGAATTAAGCATCTAATCACTTGGCAAAATCAGTTGCTGAATTTAGAGATCTTaatatttttatccttttccttcaaaaactGTTGCTAGGATGatcaaaaggcagaaaatgatATGGCAATGAAACGAGCAGCATTGTTGGAGAAGCGTTtgagaagggaaagagagacTTTGCTTCGAAAGCAGCAACTGGAAGCAGAACTAGAACATAAGAAGGAAGAGACAAGGTAAAATTACATGTTTAATCCAAAGGATCAGTAATGGTGAACGAAGCAATGTCTGCTTTGGTTAAAAGTGTAACCTGCATGTCAAAAAGTTGCATGTTAATATCCAGGTTATTTAGTGCTAGAGCCAGATGTGCAGAGGAGCCCAGCTggcctggcagggcagcaggtgGCATCAGTCTGTAGCTCTCtgaggctgggagctgtgctggcctGAGCACGATTCTGAGGGAGCCTGTATCCCTCAGGGCTCCTTCTGCACAAGTGCACAATGTTCACTCAGTTACAGCAATGAAGCTCATAAACCTGCATTTGGTTTTCTTAGTAGCAATATCCCAAAAAGTTAAACTCTCtgaaaattgtaaaaaaatttaaaagtgatTGTCTCTTACTGGTGCTTGAGAACATTAAAGTTCCAAAAATCTGATGCCTGTGTTGTCCTCACTGTGCTAGCTGAATCCCTTATTTGGAAAGTTTCTATTGCTGAgtttttttggtcattttttAGACgaaaaacagaagaagaacGGCAGAAGAAGGAGGATGAGCGAGCACGGCGAGAATTTATTAAGCAGGAATATATGAGAAGGAAACAGCTAAAGCTTATGGAAGACATGGATACTGTCATAAAGCCACGTTCCCTCTCAATCAAACAGAAAAAGCCACGTCCAAAATCTATTCACAGAGATCATATTGAGTCACCTAAGACACCAATCAAAGGTCCACCAGGTAACAAATGTTTACATGGAAAAAGAGTCTGTTCATGATAAAACACCAGCTTGGGTTTTGGTCCTAACAAGCACGTGCATTTATGAGAGTCTTGTGCTACATTGAAAATGCACGTGTCCAAACTGGAAAACAAATTTTAGCATAGACATGGAAAGATGAATGTCACTTACTTATGCTATGCATGCATGCATATatcaacaaacaaaaatgttaGCTCTGAAACCCCAGTGGAGGGACAAATATGTGTTGCAAGTTTCATGCACACCCATGTTTTCTTTACTAATCTTTTCTTGCACCTGTAGAGCTAAGAATGAATAAAAGTTGGGAGATAAGGGATCAATAAATAAAATGGTGACTATAAGGTAAGACTACTTTTAACTCGCACAATAtggacaaaattaaaatttgaaagttacttttatatttcattttttttctattttgctcACCAGCTGCATGTATAGTTAAGAACATAGCAACACTAACCATGTGGAGCAACTTAGCATTCTTTTACATACAACAGAACTTGCAGTAATGGCTGGAAGAAGTATTGCCAATTTACAGTTAGAAAAAATAACCAGACTGCTCGGTGATCCTTTTTGTTACAGCGTCCTCTACCCTTGTTGTTGTGctgcattttctctgtctgcttcCCTCCGTCTTCCAGTATAATTTAAAGTATTTCCTTAACACCTTCCAAGATTCCATTCCAAGCTTTCAATTAAGTCTCTTAAGCTGTCTTTCAAGAGGAGTTATTAACTTTAATTGCATTCTTTGATTTGCATAGTGCAAATATTCCCATGTTTGTGCTTCCCATTAGTGCTTAGGCTGAGCCCATCCCCAGTGGCTGCCAAAGGCTGGGTGACAGCAAGTGTTTACAGGAAGTGCAGCACATATGCATGCAGGTATATCATGGAGAAAAGCTCTTACTGACTTTCAGATGCTGGTGTTGGTCTGATGAACAGACTCTCCTACTTGCATAGGTTTATAAGCTTTAACTTTGTTTTTATCCAGGTTCACAGCTTTATCGTGTTTTTTCAGTATCTAGCCTTTCACTGGCATCGCTGAATACAGGGGACAATGAGAGTGTGCAGTCAGGCAAGAGAACACCAAGGTAAAGCTAAAATAACCATTTCATGTAATAAAATCTCATAATCAGCTATGTAGAACTAGCATGAATTTTTAGAGGTCGTGTATATATTGTGTACTCTGAGAACTGGTATGTTTTCCTCATTTGAGGCATGGATAGTTTCCACTGTCAGACATTCGGGAACCAAGCCATGGTCATTTGTTTTGCAAATTTTACCAAGTAAACCAGTTGGGCAGGTATAAATGAGGTCAAAACAAAATGCTCTTCACACAGCCTCTTTAATTCACCTGCTTGTATCTAAGTCTCAAACTATGGATATTTTTACTAAACCTGTATGCTACAAGCAGCTACatagctgcttttctttttttaatatagaagtttattttctgtttgggttttttttaatttagctgTTGTACAGGGAATTACTGAATGCTCACAAAGACTCCAGCCTTTTCCAAACACcagaatttattttgcattaaaaaccacctgaaaataacagaaaaaattatatttgttaATACAAACCCCATATTATCATTCAGAAGAAAATCACTATTTCTGTGAACTACTTGATAATATTCAGACAAATACTATTTTCTTtgtataaaaaaagaaaaagcgaAGAAAAGCAAACTAGGAGAAGGGGGGTGATAAGAAGTATTACATTTTCTGATATTGCATGTTGTGTCTTCTTGGCCACTGCACATTATTCATCAGCTCTGACAAACCTGCAGCTGGCTTCAGTTGACTTCTCAATTACCTTGATGTCTCAAGAACTGACTTTCCAGTTATTACATAAGAAACTTTCATAAATTATTCAGTTAGCCTAATATCTCTTGTCATCTCTTTAAAATTATCAGTTTTAATTGAGAGGGGAATTTCTTCTACCTATATTAGCTATTACAAAAGGCTTGATGTTGCTCATCTACACAGGCTTTGCAGGAGATAACCCCTGTGTACGGAGCTGGAGTTGTACAGTGCTGTACTGTGCTTTTAATGAGCAGTACATCTTCCTCAGGCTTTGGATTTGTTTAGGGGATTGAGACTTTTAAAACATTATAAAAGCAACAGAGTGGAAAGAATTTTCAGTATCTTTCCAAACCCATATTGTCACCTTGTCCTCGCATCACCATTGTTTTTGATGATCCCACTGCGAATCTCAGTGATACATTTTTCACCTTCTTCACGCAGGTGCTAATCACAAAAGGTGTAGGATATATTATAAATTGAATTTTCATCTGTTGctaattttacagaaaatgaGCATGCACACAAATTTTGATACGATaccactttttttccttattctgtgcctttttctcACTTAGAAAACTTTGATTCCAAGCTGGAAATTTGACTGGCTTTTTCAGTGCCACaatcaaaaaaatttaaatatcttGTAATAATTTAAGAAAACTTGACAATGTTGTTTAGAcctttaaatgcaaaattatccACATTTGAGTGCAGCCTGAAGAATTACAGTACCAGAAGTTATTGTCTGTGAAAACAAAAACTAGAAGGGAAATTGTTTTGCTGTCTTAAATACAGCAGTTCTCACTGCCAGTTGTTGCAGTCATAAGTATAAATGAACTaaattttacttatttattctATCAATAATTGATTTGTTCACTACATGAGATAACCTTGGTTTGCCAGTACCTGTTAAAAGTACAACAAATTTCCACTTAGTAATTCTGTTTCACAACCAAGAGCATCTGTTAGGTTTCTGTCCCTCAGATATTGCCCAAAAATTAACATATACCTCACCTTCTTGCATCACTGAAAGCACACTAAGTATTGTGCATTTAGATTTATAGTCTATAATTCAAATCATTGTGTTCTACCTTGCCGCCTTTTCATATCAGAAGGCTTCCCAGCTGAAgattgtgaatttttaaaatagattttaacACTAATGTTTAGGTCTGAATCTGTGGAAGGATTTTTATCCCCAAGTCGCTGTGGGAGTCGTAACGGAGAAAAAGATTGGGAAAATGCATCTACAACTTCTTCAGTCGCCTCTGCTACAGAATACACAGGTCAGTGGCAACCATAGTCAGAAAAGTACCTGCCTATTAGTGGTTCTATGCATGAAAAGTTTTCAGTCACCTTGATTTGGCTTCTTAAAACTTGATTGAGTTTTACCCTTCAAAGTAGAGGCTAATAATACAAGGTTAACATTTTTAATCCAAAATAAAAGTACTGACTCAATAGCATTTGTCATGACTGCAATAAACTGCAGCCAGGCTCAGAACAGCACATGGGCTCACACATCATTCTGTACTTCAATAGCAAGGCACAAAATGTTGCTATTTCAACTCAATTTAGAACAGAATTACAAAATTCAAAAACCAAATTGCAGCAGCAAAAAGTCGTCTTAGcaatacaaatataaatattctgCACTATTTGTTTCCTAACAgatgttttgttgtttattAAGAACTTTATGATCAGACGACTCATTCTGTATTATATTATGAATCAAATAATAATGgtattttcctcccttttctctAATTATACCATACGTGATACTGCCAAGACCTTGCATCATCAGGCTTATAAAAGCTCCGCTTTTGCCAACCTAGTATCACTTTGTTTGTGAGAAGAGTAGCATAAGGTTAGGTATTTTctagggttttttcccccaaagcttAGACAAACAGATTTAATCTCAAATTTAATTGATGCTTGCACATTATTTTCCTAATCGGTGCTcatgtgttgggtttttttaaatggacTTGACCCATGTACACAgacatttcagaaattaaaacagGAGATTTCTCTTTCAACCAGATGAATCATTGTGCAGACAGAATAGCCTGTCAAGTGTAAGACCATATCTTTCATCCCTGATTTTGGGTAAAACATTTCTGGAATTCCAAAGAGGACAGGCAACAGTTACTCTAAGCACTGCATATGCCTCATTGTTATACCTTGTACCCTTGAAATCACAGGTGTAGAAAAAGAAAGACTTTGCCTTCTCCTGGACAACTGAAATTTtggttaggaaaaaaaaatgttctgttgTTCATAGAAAAGGTcctctgagagaaaaaaatatttaccgAGGCTGCCAGTAATAATGATTTAATAATGAAAGACACATCTGTAAGTAAATTCAGTGACATCTGAATGACGCTTTACTTGTTTGTGAAATTTGTGGTCTCTAACCTTATTCTGTATTATTCCTGGATTTGCGTTTCTATGCATGCAGAAGTTCCACACCAGAAGTGCTTCACAGCAAAGTAACTCTTTGTTGGCTTATTGTTAATGTAGCTTATTTGTTGCTCCTTTTGCATAGGACCAAAGCTCTTCAAAGAACCCAGTGCTAAATCCAATAAGTATATAATTCAGAATGCACTGGCACATTGCTGCTTGGCTGGAAAAGTAAATGAAGGTCAAAAGAAAAAGATCCTGGAGGTAAGAATATTTTTCCCATAAAAGTGCAAACACCTACATCAAACCAAAGTCAAGCATTATGGAGAGACTGAACCATAAATGCAGACACTGAAAGGAAAGCTTAGAGATGATGGCAGCAATCAGTGAAGGGATTGAGGAACTTCTGTGACTTGCTTCCTGTGTAGGCAGAAGGGTTCTCCAGTGCTGTAGGAACAGGAGCTGTTACTTTGTACatgcagcacagggagctgaaTTAATTCACATGTTTAATTAATAGTTACCGCTTGTTTTATGGGGGAACTTCAATATCTAGGCTTTCATAATTTGCTCACAAAGTTGTTTTCCCTTATACATGGAGATCCTCAGGTTGGGAACTTGAGAAGTAAAGCACAGGGCCCTCATGAACAGAAAGAATTGAAATACATCCCTTCTAGGCTCTTCTCCAGTTTCCAAGCAGTAAGGCAAATTCAGGACTTTCTACTATAGGAAGATGCCCTCCAGTCTTCTCTCTTACACTGCTATAAACCTTTCTGAAAATGCACAGATATTGTAAAAACTCGGGGACACTGTGTTTCCAGGCAAAAAAAGTAACACAGAGTCTGAGCCTGGAGAGTAACAGAACTGTTCCATTTACCAAGTATGACAAATACAACAGATTAACTGATATCAAACCTCACAGATACTTGGAATCCAGACTGAATTTCATTTCTGGAATAAACTTCACAGCAGTATTTCTTGTCCTTTCTTCTCTTCGTA is part of the Anomalospiza imberbis isolate Cuckoo-Finch-1a 21T00152 chromosome 9, ASM3175350v1, whole genome shotgun sequence genome and harbors:
- the CAMSAP2 gene encoding calmodulin-regulated spectrin-associated protein 2 isoform X4, whose product is MGDAADAKEMRKTFIVPAIKPFDHYDFSRAKIACNLAWLVAKAFGTENVPEELREPFYTDQYDQEHIKPPVVNLLLSAELYCRAGSLILKSDAAKPLLGHDAVIQALAQKGLYVTDQEKLVTERDLHKKPIQMSAHLAMIDTLMMAYTVEMVSVEKVIACTQQYSTFFQATEVPYDIEDAVMYWINKVNEHLKDIMEQEQKLKEHHSAESTGGQKARYRKEQTLLKQLPCIPLVENLLKDGTDGCALAALIHFYCPDIIKLEDICLKDTMSLADSLYNLQLIQEFCQEYLNQCCHFSLEDMLYAASSIKSNYMVFMAELFWWFEVVKPSFVQPRVVVHPQAEPAKDAASARSLNANRRNYVDGPSGSDFVARLESPAYTPPHQLHTPQQPYSSVPGVIRRSTSMSYVDGQVGTWPKEKRSSLHGVSFDIPFDKEKSIPASTPNRGIPRSVSNEGLTGNINRMPKHSRKNLSFKPVNGEEENQDIEEEKDVTKANQSLNANQRNANESRHYRFPNGALQNRAVLDDFGNQIETPSIEEALQIIHDTEKSPRLLQTDQITNGFFLHNREMSILNSNIKPNQTTPDIITDTKGALSPVTDNTEVDTGIHVPSEDIPETMDEDSSLRDYTVSMDSDMEEPSKFLQDYDMRASNHRDQLSPCPSSVSTKSQAGSSASSSSGVKMTSFAEQKFRKLNHTDSKSSGSSSQKTTPEGSELNIPHMVAWAHIPEEASVPQGRDTTQLLASEMVQLRMKLEEKRRAIEAQKKKVEAAFTKQRQKMGRTAFLNVVKKKGDGVSPLREEAAGAEDEKVFTDSNRLKEKETQKSDDQTSKTSELIKENPENSHSKWLKSPATTGDAEKQWNLASPSEENLNDGDLLEYTKSIEKLNSSLHFLQQEMQRLSLQQEMLMQMREQQAWVISPPQPSPQKQIRDFKSSSRQGGTPAPVAPFSQESPRSTHQSPQSSNRKNASFHIKMQRTPRPNELKITPLNRTLTAPRSVDSLPRLRRFSPSQVPIQTRSFVCFGDDGEHVSEPQLKGNLLKEVKSTEEVAKEEGPKLPKQGEQKLEEKEIKPIESNVSEILSQPITETVCLTPNEDQLNQPILPPPAPKTANLIEVSLSDLKPPEKSEVSVEKYEGESDREQFEDDQKVCCGFFFKDDQKAENDMAMKRAALLEKRLRRERETLLRKQQLEAELEHKKEETRRKTEEERQKKEDERARREFIKQEYMRRKQLKLMEDMDTVIKPRSLSIKQKKPRPKSIHRDHIESPKTPIKGPPVSSLSLASLNTGDNESVQSGKRTPRSESVEGFLSPSRCGSRNGEKDWENASTTSSVASATEYTGPKLFKEPSAKSNKYIIQNALAHCCLAGKVNEGQKKKILEEMEKSDANNFLILFRDSGCQFRSLYTYCPDTEEINKLTGIGPKSITKKMIEGLYKYNSDRKQFSHIPAKTLSASVDAITIHSHLWQTKRPVTPKKLLPTKA